In Phalacrocorax aristotelis unplaced genomic scaffold, bGulAri2.1 scaffold_34, whole genome shotgun sequence, the genomic window aaaaagcaaagagatcCAACCCAAGCGCGGGGTGATGCAAGCTTTCCttggcacagggcagctgcccGCGGGCTCTGCCACCCCCCAGAGCTCACCTTTAGGCTCCATCCTGGTTCTGCAGGTCGGCAGAGCCAGGGCGgtctggtgggggctggcagcagggacactGTCCTCGATGGCCACCACTTCCTTCTTGAAGCCCTCTGATAGCTTCTGGGCGCTGCCGGGCAGGGTGTGGAGCACAGGGTGCTCCTGGACCCAAGGTGAAGCCGTGGGGCGGCACGGTGGTGGGTCGCCGGTGTGGGCAGGGGCacgcagcaggcaggagcccgTGGGGTCCATGGGCTCTTGCTGGTCCAGGGTCCGTGGCCCCATCCCCCTCGGCTGGTGGGGCACCAGCGCCTGTGGCACcacctgctgtccccagccgtaggcagggggacagggagcagccatGGTGGGGAGCGACACCCCATGGTTTAGCTGCACCCCgtgggggagctgctccccatgGGGAAGCTGCACCCTactggggagctgcaccccaCTGGGGAGCTGCAACCCAGCATGGAGCTGCATCCCATGGGGGAGAGGCaccccagctggagctgcaccccagcaggGAGCTGTACCCCCATGGGCATCCGCACCCCACTGAGGAGCTGCGTCCCAGTGAGGAGCTGCATGCCTTTCGGGTGCTGTACCCCCGTGAGGGAGCTGCACCCCAGTGGGGAGCTGCACCCCGTGAGGGAGCTGTGCCACTGGGGGAGGTGGCAccctgctggggagctgcaccaCCTGCCCCGGGGCCCCCAGGGGCCCTGGCACCGCCTGCCAGACGgtgggctgggacagctggtGGGTGACGgtgtggagctgggcaggctcaCCAGACACTGCCAGCCCCGGGACAGAGGGCAGCACGTGGGCACTGACCGGTGCTGGCATGGCTGGGGTGGTGAAGCTCATGCTGGGCACCTGCAATGCCGTGGGCAGCCGGAGAGGGAACCTCTCTGTTGGGGGAAGCAaagaggggtggtggggtgagGTATTGGTGGGCAGAGCCCGTTGGGGGTTACCTGGAGGGCAGGAGCACCATGAGGAGCAGGAGCCTGCTGCTGTACCTGCCTGGCGGTGGgtcagtgtggggtttgtttggggcaaACACTGTTCTGGGGTTCTGTCCCCAGGGCGATCATTCCGCCAGCACCTGCCTGAGCCAGCCTTGCCAGGGCTGGATTTGTCATGCCTCAGCAACTGCCCATCACCATGATTTCCCATCCTGCTGATGattttctgtcctctgtgcTGATTTCTCATCCGGATGAGGGTTTCCCATCCGCGCCATGAATTCCCATCCCAACGATGATTTCTCATCCCAGTGATGGCTTCCCATGCCAACAATGATTTCTCAGCCCTGGGATGGTTTCCTATCCCAATGGTTTCCCATGCCCACAATTTCCCTCCCAAGCATGATTTTTGTGGAGAGGTGAATTTCCTTCCAAAGGGGAAGGGATGCAGCCGGTACAGGCGGCCCTGCGGTGCTGCCATGGGTgagctgccccatccccaccactggGGCGGGATGGGGCcctttttggggttgtttttgtgctgcccctctctgccccagggtggGGACAATGCTGCTCCCAACCGTGGGGATACCTGGCGCTGGTGGTACCGGTACCTTGTGGCCATGCTGGGGAGCTCTCGGGCAAATCTGGCAACTGGCCTGTGCCAAccgaggagagaggctgggacgCAAAGTATAGCGGTACAGAGGCACCCTCACATTCGTGCCCTCGAGCTGTCCCGTTCAAACTGAGGCACCCCAGATGCAGTCTTACACGTGTTTTTAGACCGTTCAAGCGTTCATCTCCAACGCTAGTTGACCGGTTGATACTTAACACACACGTGTGCactgctgttttgcaaagcaaCTCTAGTTCTGTGGTGTCGTCATCCgtctgcttgctttttctgagaGCCGAGTTGCAGATCCTGCTTCCTGTACCTGGAGAGATTCCCTATTtgatgtgtttgcttttcttgcttttagacTAAAGGCAGATACGCACTGTAGTGTAAACTTCTAATTTGTTCCCATCCCAGAAGAGTCTGATTGTCAGTGTTTGACTATTTCTTGCAtttggggagagggggcaggAGATGGCAGGTATTCTTCTGCCCCAAATCTGGGGTTTTTGCATACTAGCCATAGAGGAAAGAGCAAGGGTGCCAGCTGGCGAGCCATGCAAAAAAGCAGTTTCCTTCATAAGTGATTGCGACTAGTTTCCTAAAGACAATGTCCGTTTCAGGCAAGAGCAAAAGAACAATATCCCAAACAGTATTGTGTTTGTGCAGGTATTATGAAGGAAGCGTTAATCCTTTCCAAACTTGAAACGCAGTAATCAGTTTCGCATGTTAGCAAATGTTAGTAGTTCTCTTTCTAAGATCTCTTTTCTGCCCTAAGCTGGTCTCTGTGCTCCAGGTTGTCATTCTGTATTCTGTGTTCCTCAGATTTACGGAGGACAGAGAATCAGGTGCAGTGATTGAAATTACCGCTATTGAAATGCAATCCTGGCTACAGGATTGTTGCTGTCATTCATGTATTCATACAGCCCAGTAGTATGTCAGCTCCGCCGGCCTTATTTGAACGGTCGTGTTTTCCAGCCTTCTTAAAGATTTGCCTCTCCACCACATAACAATGAGTAGCCATTGTTAGCTTGTGGTTTTGCCATGTCTTTCTGGTGTTGGCTCTGAATAAATGAAGTACACTGGTGAGTTACAGCGTCTCTTGCACAAACACTACAGCAGCCTCCTGGTGCCCATGAAGCATCTGcaagcaaaaaaccctgaatttaTGTGGCTCTGCGTGCAAGCTTTGGGTGTATTGCTGCAGTAGTTGTTGCAGTGCTTTCAGGCCCTCCCCAGTAATTCTGGACACCACAGTGTTGCGCTTCTAAACGTGGCCTTGTTCTGGGGGTTAATTGAAATGGGTGTGCCTAGCGCTGTCTTGTCGATGCACGCTCCGTTTCTGGTTGGGCGGCACCCTCTCCTGGTATTGTAATGCTGCCCTAAATGAGAGGAGAGGTGCTGCTGTCGTCAAGGATCAGGTAAATAGCTGTATGCGGTTCAAGGCAAGAGTGGCACTGCTGTTCTGACACGGAAAATGAACCAGGCAGATGagctttctgttccttcagctgGAAACATTGCAGAAACCACTGTTAGAGTGGCTCCTGTTTGGGAGCGAGGAATGGAGGCTGTAGTGGTGGAGAGGCCTTCCAAAATGCGTTACTGGCCTTGGAGTGTGTTCCTCAAGGTAAGTGGATGAAGCAACCCTTGTGTGGTGATGTAAAGTACGTCCttgtccttcctccccttcGGGAGGTGCGTGGCTGTAAGTGCGAGCCCGGTGGTGTTCTAGCAGTGGCAGGCAGCATGAGCCTTTCTCTTTGCCCCTAAATTCCACAGCAGCCTCCGAATTGCCCTCTGCTCATGGGGCACTTTGGATGGTGTATGAGTTGTTTGTCACAATATCCGTGGTTGTATGTCTGATTCATCATGAGTAGAGCGCAGCTACAGATCAATGAGTGTGTGAAATCTCAGCAAGTTTTCAAATGTAATAACTACTCCCTAAAATACTGCAGCATTTTCCAGATTATCTTAAAGCAAATTCTGGCAATTGAgacctttctgggttttttcacaGGGCTCCTAAGTTGCGCCTAATCCTAGGAACTACTTTCAGGTGACGTTTCCACTCCTATTTTCAGTCGATACAGCACACGTAACAGATTTAGTATTTTGGCGCTGTGACGGCTAAGTATGGCAGATATCTGAGCACAGGGCTTGGGCTTCCACAAAGAAACACTGTTCtaaaggtgctgctgctgacattTCTGTGACTTCTTTGTCAGGTCACTGATGTTTGTCACTCAAGTAAACTTGCACCTCAGAGTGTCTGGGCTATGGCTGTTCTTTCTTAGAACTTGAAGTACTGCGTCTGGTAGCTGTCTGTAATCCTGGGGATATAGAGCCTGGCTAAAGGTACCTTCGAATTTTGATGGTTGGTTATTTAAGAACCCAAAACGGTAGCACAGACTTTGTATTTTTGATACTTCCGCAGCAGAGACAAAATACCTGAAGTCCCTGAAGGGGGGGATCACTGTCTGTGTATCCTCTTTCCTGGGCTTTTAGGACAGGAGCAGGGGTGAGGTTTTGGAGATAAgcacctcttctctgccctggGTTCAGCACTGAGATTACAGACATTTTCTGTCCCTATTTTACAAGTCATCAGGTCTGTTCTCTGGGTGAtgtgagggaggagaggggcccTGTATATGGGAGAGAAAAGGCCGTTGCCCTAACAAAGGCAATAGGTAAAAAGGGACCTGAGAGGGCTCTAAAAGGATATGCTCTGAGAACAGCTATCCTCAGCCTTGGGATATGGAACATAGACTGTGCAGCAGCAAATAGAAAACTCAGACCTGATAAAACACTAGCACGTACCTCCCGCAGCAGCCCAGTGATGTTGTCCCTCTCTGTGTCACAGCACCCTGTCGTCTCCTCTGTAACAGTGACAAAAGTCAGACGAGTTCATATTTCTGTGGGTTTACCTGGCCAATACTGTCCCACcctcatattttttcctgtgttgtccAAATAACCTTACTGCGttgaggaaaataatgagaagtgTGGTTAGGGACTGGAAACGGATGGGATGGGgtaagggaggaaaagaaatacccattttaagtgtgttgtgtttatttttataatcctGATGTGAATGCAGTCCTCGTCCCAGGTAATGTGCGTCTCTGTGCGTGTGCTGGCCCTGGTGCTCGCTCTCCACTCCGGTGTGTGGGGAGGCTTTGCTGGGCCTCTTCTTGCTAAAGTAGAGGGTGTGCCTGGGGTACCTGGAGCGGgagggctgcctggggaaggctgtGACACCCACAGATCACGCCTCTGGTCTTTTAAAATCAATCTGTGCCattgctgctgtgccctggagCCGTTCCTGAAAGCTGCTGTGCGAGTTGCAGTTGGTGAATGCAGTCAGTCTGCGAATTTCAGTGGGTTTTCCCCTGTCAGCAGAGAGCCACGTGGAAAGGGGATGTCTCAGCCCACACTTGGTTTTCCTCGGGACTTTGGCAAGTAGTTATTTGTGTAAGAATTTGCCCCCAGAGTTGGGAGACGCGTGGAGGACAATATCCTCCTGCTAAGCAGAACtagctgtgctgcaggtggCAGAAGGGCAGTGTTTCAAATCACTCCTAAGCACGATGGCAGTCATTTGTGTTCAGCTCCTGAACAgtggctcctgcccagcagcaggattACAACAggtaagaattatttttgtgtggttcAGTAGCTCACTACTGGGAAGATGCCAGATGGGGATCTGTAGCTGAGCCGTGGGGAACTCAGGTGGAGGATGCTTCAGATTTGGTCCTCAGCTGTCACCCGACACTGAGAAGTTACCTGGGATTTGATTGCTGTGAAGTCAGCATGGTCAGCAAATgtacttcagtgaaattaaaaagggagaagaaagtagTCTTTGAGCAGAGACTCACAGTTTCTTCTGCAGTTCCGCCAGCTTTCAGGGATGGCTCTTGAGATGGAGGTCTGACCCCCTCTCTGCACTGGCATAGTGGCCCCCTTCATAGCAATAGTTGTCTGGTCGTGTTTGATTCCCCTGGTTTTAGCCTTTGTTCAATTACGgacaaagcactttttttctgtgctattgCTTCCGTAAGTCAAGTCAAGCTCTGCAAATTTGGGTTTCAGGGTTCCAACAATGAGTTGATTTCCTTATCCCTTGAGGACGAATATCCCCGTGCACACCCCAATGCACACTTTAACCTGTTGCGAGCGATAAATAACAGACGAAATCTGATGTGCTATAACTTGTTTACCCACAAAGCAAAGTGCAAGAGAGGCTCCAGCTAAAGGGAAGGTGAGGTATTAGGGACAGGGTAACAAGGCAGAgacccccctctccccccgctGCTGTGTTTGATTCTGGAGGACACGCTCCACATCCATGTGTTGTTTCAGAGGGTCTTCATCtctctgttgttgttttatttgttggtgTACCCTGCACTGTCTCCTGTTGTTGAAAATCcgactgctggtgctgcttctAAAGCAGAGTTGTGTCCCCTTCAATGAAACTTGCCAAGTCAGGTTGAACTGATGAAGCAAttgctgggttgtttttttttcccagtagttTGCTGTTGGAAATGTCAGCAGTCTGTCTCAGAGGGCAAGTGTATTCCGATTCCCAAATCATCCTGCTGCAAATGCATGCACATCAAATACCGCTTCTTTGTGATGCCCGTAGGCCCAGTGCTCTTTCGCTGGCTTGAGAGCAGCAGGTAGCTCGGAAGCTCTGCAGCgccagggagggatggggccaGGCGGTGCTGGTAGGggcacccagcctggctgcccacaAGCAAAGGCTGTTGGGGTTGAGCCGGcaactgagccccacacagccgcttgctcagcccccccactggcaggatggggagagcatcagaagggcaaaagtgagaaagctcgtgggttgagataagaacagtttaataattaaaataaaaccataataacaacagcaataatgcaaagaaaaggaaaataaggagagagaggcgaaacccggggcggggggaagggggaatgaacaaccaagACACACGGCACGTGACGCGGCCGCTCAGCACCCGCCGACCCGCCGATGCcggtccctgagcagcagccgcCCCTCTGTGCGCCCACTGCCCCGGGTAATAGGCTGGtcgtggcgtcacatggtacggaatgagcaccccattggccagtcagggtcagctgtcttggctgtggctccgcccccccggccccttgCCCACggggcagagcgtgggaagctggaaaggtccctggctGCTTCGCCAGCTGCAGCGAAGAGGAGTgaccctctcccagccaaaaccagcgtGGTCGccaccccttattccacacCGTTTtcgccatgcccaggtcccatacgatgcaacgcaacctcaccaaccaccacccctcccctccccagcctttggCATCATACACAGACATCACTCCCTTCGTCTATGgcccttccctgtaaaatgtccataaaaacgTCCACTTGTGTTTCTCAGGGCAGCTGCGGTGCCGGGTCCGGCCCTGGCACAAGCAGAGGGACAGTCCCACGCGCTCCCATCATGTCACCCCCAGGAGCTCCCcgcaggggcagggaaggatgctCCGGGGGTtgggagcagctcccaggactTCGGACACCAGGCACGGCCACCCTGGTGCCACACGGGCGGTGTGTAAGCGTTGCCGCGCAGGTGGGGGTttgtgcctcggtttccccgtGGAGAATTGCTGTGTCGCTGCAGAGGGGGGTGATGGCACCCCCGTACCGGGGCTGggtgtacagccagggctgggctgctgaggTGTCCCCTACCCACAGGAGAGAGGGTCAGACAGAGCCCGGCGGTGCTGGAGGGAAACAAGGAGgcagaaggggttttttcttctccatttttgtttttaatttgtaaataactTTCCATGAAAAACGTTAAATTGCACACGTATATCTGCAGTTCTTCAGTATCATATAGAGgccccaaaacaggaaaatatcacaaaaacaacaaataaaaagaagcatcagCAATACAGATACCAACACCTACAGtgacccccccccaaaacccgcAAGAGGCATGACCcttgctccccagccccgggaCACCGTCCCCAGCCTACGTCAGCTagtgaaaggcagagagggTTTATGGTGGTCTAGACCCCTTGGCAACGGCAGCGAGGGGTTTGGGTAGAAAAAATACCAAAGCCAGTTGTGGGAGCGACCCCGTCCCCGCTGCTCCTCTCCTGTCGCGGGCAATTCCGGGACCCTTGATGAaacctgttgctgctgctgcaggatccTCCCTTGCCTGGTCTTGGTTTACAGAACGATGAACACAAGCctttaaacaatgaaaatataaaccaaCTCCCAAACTGCATTTCCCCTAACCCCACTCTTAGGAAATTCTAGTGCTAAAAATACAGGTTCCTTTGAATATATAATCGATAATAGATTCTATAAAAACATCTAAAGAAGCAGACTTGCTGAATTTATAAACCTTTTGTTCTTCCCTAGGTAGAACCTCCCTAGGAGGGAGGTTGAACTCAGAGGATCTAGAAGGGACCTCTACGTACTTGCTAGCTAATTATCACACTATACCTATGACCTACCCTAggcagaaaataggaaaaagagagagagaaacagagggaCGAAGGGGTGAGAAAATTGCACTTAGTCTGTCGAGCCCTAAGCCACCAGGATCTCATGTCTTGGATGGGATTTAGCGGGTGCTCTGTTAGCCCTGAAGGAACGTAGGCCGTGTCCATTGCCacggggaaaaagaaaaagacaattcacatgtattcctttaaaagcaaaaaaataagcagtgttgtatttcttctcctgaGGAAACTCATGGACTAGAGACTTCTGACGTGGCCTTTAAAGCTCTATCAAGCTGTTCctgtggtgttggttttttctcccTGCGGTGTTTCTGTGAATAATCTTACAATGAAGCTGGTAAAAGTCCCTGTGAATGTCTCTGTCTCTAGAAACTCTTGTCCCTTGTAagtcccagcagctctgggggagCATCCTACTAAAGCCTGTGCGGGCTTTGGAGAGTGACTGGCCCCTTATAAGAGGGACACCAGACTGCTCCAGTCGCTCACATCTGCTGGCAAAGAGCCGTCGCTGAGTTCAAACACCTCCTCCACGTTGCCGGAGTTGGAGAGGTAATCGTTTGCCCCTTGGTGCCAGGGGTGCTGCAGGAAGGCCGTGGCCATGAAGGTTTCATCCAAGTCCAGGTTGTCGTGGTTGGATTCGGTGAGGACgtgctcctgcccctggggagaggCGATGTGGTGCCCGTGTAGCATCAAGTCCAGGTCGCGTGTTATGGGGCTGATGGGAGGCGTGAGCTCCAGGTCCCCAAAAGTGGAGAAGTCTCCATTCAGGGTGGTGTTGAGGATGGCTTCCCAGTCAAGGCTGCCTTTCAGTGATGCCAGCTCAGTCTGCTCTTCCTGGGTCAGCAAGGCAGGGTTGGAAAGCCGAGGCGCCTTGGCCGTTTGCTCGGGCAAGGGCTGCTTGCGCTTGTGCCCTGCTTTGCCATCCGCTAGGTTCCAGTTCTGGTCACCGGTGACTTCTTCAAactctttcagcagctgctgtaacTCCACACTGACGTTGAGGCTGTTACTGGAGGCGCAAGCTGAAGTGGCCGGGCTGGCGACGCTCTGTGCTTCTTGCTGGGCTCTGTCGGTGACAGCTGGGTGGATCTGCACCGGGGGCATCCTCCGCTTTTTGAAGGCACCACTCTTGAGCCGGTCGGCGTATTGGGGGTCAAGCTTCCAAAACCCACCTTTCCCTCGCTCGCCCTTCTCCCGGGGCACCTTGATGAAGCCCTTGTTCCAGGAGAGGTTGTGTCGGATGGAGTTCTAGacccaaaacaggaaaaaaccaaggCTGAACCtccattatctttgaaaggtcgtggaggacaggagaggtgcccgaggactggaggaaagcaaatgtcactctaatcctcaaaaaggggaagaaggaggacccgggaAACCATAGGCCAGGCAGCCTCAGTCGAGTGGTTCTGAAGCCCTGAATGTGCCTGGAGTGATGTGACTAATTCGAAAGGAAACTCAGCTATTGGGTAAATGCCCCAGCGTTGGACTCCACAAAGCTAAGACTGGATTAAGAGATTGG contains:
- the LOC142051432 gene encoding forkhead box protein J1-like — its product is MAEGWLRCLQAGKDGGPEGSVGDSDNLDDSLTSLMWLQDFSISACMGKSSCCPSDPDPQDCHSISSSAAPCSPPAADPARMGMPHTPCKPISSPTLSTAHHPTAAHPQLTQDIDYKTNPHIKPPYSYATLICMAMEASQKPKITLSAIYKWITDNFCYFRHADPNWQNSIRHNLSWNKGFIKVPREKGERGKGGFWKLDPQYADRLKSGAFKKRRMPPVQIHPAVTDRAQQEAQSVASPATSACASSNSLNVSVELQQLLKEFEEVTGDQNWNLADGKAGHKRKQPLPEQTAKAPRLSNPALLTQEEQTELASLKGSLDWEAILNTTLNGDFSTFGDLELTPPISPITRDLDLMLHGHHIASPQGQEHVLTESNHDNLDLDETFMATAFLQHPWHQGANDYLSNSGNVEEVFELSDGSLPADVSDWSSLVSLL